The Oncorhynchus tshawytscha isolate Ot180627B linkage group LG02, Otsh_v2.0, whole genome shotgun sequence genome contains the following window.
ctacagtacacatatctccctggcatattacatcatttatgcagcagcatacaatacatttttgtactcaccttgttgtgctgtgctcacttgaacatgAAGGTGGCACGGCAGTCCTTTTGGGtagattttgtcatcaaagttagtcatcaaagtctggcattctctggatttatggtgctttcaagacaactgggaactctggaaaaaaaacTAGATCAAAtgatgatgacgtcagtgatcttcaggttgtagCTCTATAAAaggccagagttcccgacttacaattccgaattggatgaccgttcaaaaagtAAACTTGTTTTTTCCtaatttcccagttgtcttgaactcactggtcAGATTTCTCAGTTacaagttaacagttgttttgagcgtggcagaaatcatgctggattgacagcatggccaatgttgaatgtttatcattttaaacttggaaaagagacccttaaacccagacttgggaccacacagccaccactgaatagcaggctagtgattgctttgcaaagcttgcagttagccactgattccttcaaaccactcattgttgaatttgcaatttccaacttgctGTGTAATGTTTAGGTCCAATGGCCGAttagcaccgatacgttttatctataatttctcttcattactTCTCTCCGTATGACAAGgataaaaaggatttgccagtagattttcgacttgattcatgatgatgactgctagctaagatgttgaaagaccttgagccttcttggatgggcacttgtaatgtaactctatggcagcacccaaggggttTGAGTTTTCAAGCTcctcatgagtgacagaacactgagccaatcactgcgcaactagagaacattacaaACTGCTACTCTCAGTGTTTTGCTAAAAATGATGGGTCGCCATTGGATAGGTCagatatacaaaaccttgcaggCAGCCTACACAACTGACAATCTATTAAAAACATATAGAAACTATTGGATccaagacttaaaaataactgatattgaTGGAGGGAGTGTTGAAACATAATACACGAAATGACATGCcttattatttaaatatatattttaaaatctgGCTACAGACAGAAACGACATAAAACATTTTGAGGTCTTACAAGCATTAGAAACAACATTGGGTGTGGATATGGTGGGAACATGTGGGTCTGAGCATGTGTGATATCATTAATATTTGTGAAATGTATGTAAAAGTTCAGTTGTCTATTGTTTTTGattctgtgtgtttttgtttattgtaaaaaataaatacaagtaaaataaaatatatacaaataaaagAAATGCTTGAGTACACAAGAGTCAGACCTAATTCATTCAGAGATGGAGGCCTGCCACTGTGGTCTCTCTTTAGTCTAGTCACTGCCGTATGGGAAACAACAGCAGCTCCCAATGCATACAATTTAACATTCATTAGGAGCCCTGAAATTGGCATCTGTTGTGTTTACTCACTTGCATAAATATCCCATTTTCCAAATGAATCATTTACCttggagagagaacgggagggaggggagagaaagggatggagggggagcgatttaaagagaagggagggagggtgaagacGGAGATTCTCTGAAGTAGATTTATTGTTTCCTTTCTGCTCAGACTGCTGAGCACAGCACTGGGTATATTTATTTTCAGTTATTCAAATGAGTCTGGCTTATATGCAAGGCACTGGGCTGGGGGACTCGCAATCTAGGCCCTATTGAGTCCATGTGCTGATCTAATACATTTTTCTAGAACATTTTATTGAATCAAATGAAATTGAACATCCATATCATAATGCATGGCATGCATTGCAAGTTTGTGCTATTCAGTATTATAAAcggggtggttcgagccctgaatgctgattggctgacagccgtggtatatcagaccgtatacgttagtaaccagtttataatagcaataaggcaccttgcgGGTTTGGGTTTTTTggcaaatataccacggctaatcgGCTGTATCCAGATAAGAAAAGCCcttggccgtggtatattggacatatacGACATCCCCTCGTGCATTATTGCTTAATTATTGTTGTTCTATTATAaggatatacatatatatttatcgACATTTGAATTGCTCACAGCATTGACGCCTTCATCACCATACAATAGTATGGTGCAATGTCGCTCCCATGTGGACATTAAAGTTATTACACCGACACAGAATGCATTGAAATGACGCGAgcagaaaaacataaaataatataataatttggTATGATGATTAATTTCCGATGATTTCGGACCAAAtcccacaaaaaaaatacaacttcGTCAATATACTGGAAAGACGTATTTAAAGCACTTTTGTTTAGGGAATTGTGCACGTTTTCCATCAGCACAGCATTGTGGGTGCAAATCATAATCCACTTCCTCCACTTGAAGAAGCGCCATTTTCGGCGTTGTCACACAGCATGTCGCTAATGTTTATGACACAATAAGAACGAATTTCAGTGTTTGTTATTCTACGTTTGCTTTCCAAGTACTATCTGAAAGATGGGGcgaaagaagaagaagcagatgaaGCCATGGTGCTGGTATCCTTTGGTTTGGGGAATAGACAAAACGCACGAAAGGAAAGTGAGGGCTCGAATGTTTAGCAAGGTAGCTAGCGAAGTAAGATAATGTAGGCCTCACAAGACCTGTTCGCACTTTTGATACTTTGTCGTATTTCTGTAATACTGTTGTTGCAATGTAATTTTACAACACTCTCTTTTTAGTTTTATCTCAACAAAGTAAACCCAAATGGTGTATATTGACGAACATTTTAGGCTGAAAACTAGCTATGTTAGCTAAGTAGCTAGCGGCATATTAGTTAGCAAAGTAACTTATTGTATTCATTATGTAGCTATCTGCAACTATCCCGTTTATGACGCTTAGTCGGCATACCTTGTCTGTCATAGATGGTGGTCAGAAGTTGTGCTCAAAGAGTAACTATACCTTACGTTCAATTAAAGGAGCAACGTTAATAGCAGGGGGGAGGCACCCTCGATTGAATGAAAccaactagctagcttgctaacgttagtATATACTCTGACATTTCTTTAATTCACAACTTGAAGGTATTGTAATCGAGATTTCGATGATGAAAAGATCCTCATCCAACATCAAAAGGCCAAACATTTTAAGTGCCATATATGTCACAAGAAGTTGTACACTGGTCCGGGGCTGGCAATCCACTGTATGCAGGTTGGTattcacattaacaacatgttgGTTATTCATTAATCTGTGTGGTCATACCTTTTATTTGTTATATGAATCATTGATGGCGTGGGTCGTGTGTCTTTCAGGTTCACAAAGAGACCATCGACGGGGTCCCCAATGCCATACCTGGAAGGGTAGACATAGAATTGGAAATCTATGGCATGGAAGGAATTCCAGAGAAGGATATGCAGGAGAGGAGACGGACATTAGAACAAAAACAGGGTTAGTTAGTGTCAATGTAATTTCCTGCATTTGTACTGAGAACCATAGAAGTCTACAGCCAGAACAAATCATCTTAAAGAACTACTGTGTGGCTAAAATACCCCTTTACTTTGTGTTCAGAGAgccagaagaagaagcagaatcAGGATGACTCTGACGAGGATGACGACGATGATGATGCTCCAGGCCCTTCGTTCGTTCAGCAGCAGATGCCTGCTGCCCAGCCCCAGGCTAGCTATGTCCCTCCCATGGCCCAACCAGGCATCCCCCCCGGGGCCAGGGCTCCAGGCATGCCACCAGGAGCTTACTCAGGTAGAACATGGGCTGAATGGCCATACATACGATTGCTGTGTTCTGCCAGTAAAGACATTTGCATCAAGTAATGATGATTGTCAAAAATGTTCAACTGCTCTGAATTGTGAATGAATCATGCCCATTCTGAACAAACCACAAACTGGAAAAAAATAAATTCCCAGCATATATGTATGGTGTATTGGTTAAAATCTAGTTTCCTTCCCTTTTCTTCCCAATGCAGGAATGCCCCCTATGATGCCAGGTCACGGTGTCCCGCCCATGATGCATGGGATGCCCCCTGGTATGCACGGAATGCCACCAGGGTGAGTACTAACTCATACTACTCAGTGGGTGACATTTTCCTCCCTCAATGCGTTTGCTCACTCTTTGCAGGAGTTAAATGTCGCCCTGAACTGGTCCGTCGCTGCAGGATCTGCCTTATTATTAAAACATCAGACAGTTAGATTTGATCATTCAGATTGTAACTCACACCTGTTGGTTTGATCTCCTTACAGCATGATGCATGGGATGGGAGGGATGATGCCTCCAATGATGCAAGGGATGCCTGGTATGCCGCCAGGTAAGCACTGTCGgtacccctcttcccctcccttacTCCAGTCACTCTGTACCCAGTGGGATGGAATGGCATTGACAGGGGATAGAGCACTGTGGCCGTCTCTCACCTAGGACTATTCTCCTATATGAGGCTTGTGAGAGAGCTGACAATTTCACAAGATTAGCATAGAGCTGGGCGACGTGGGCACATCTATTTAACGATAAGCTTATAACatgaatgtgcaccacagttttaATATTACCCTtaaaaatactactactactttgaATGTTGTAGCTGTCAATTGTCCAGTTATCAAACTTATTTtgtttcaaacttcacatttctctagtaggGCCCTATAGGTTATTTATCATAATGAACGATATCAGCAAAATGCCCACGATATGTGAATTCCAGAGAATTGTCCTAGCTCTAGTAGAGCAAAATCATGTTCATTCTCAATTCTATCATGACCTAGAAACGACCTGCTATGATATTTGTCATGGATTCCCTAACTTCCTGAGAAAGGActgtgatttgatattgagaccTGATGTCTTGTCTTCAGGAATGCCACCCCACATGGGTCACCGTCCTGGTATGCCCCACATGGCCCAGGTCCCCACCCCGGCAGGGATGCCCCGACCCTCCGCAGCAGCCCCTGCTGCCGTCAGCAAGCCCCTGTTCCCCAGCGCAGTACAGGTGGGTCACCTTGCCAAGAGGCGAGGTGGGATGGAGCTGTATCTTGTCATAACTGTCTCATTGGTTTACCTTGTTAATTTTAAATGGAATAATTCACCAAGAGGATTTCCTCTGTATTAAGATGGTTGTACTGGTGCGCTCATCTCCGGCACATGCATACTATCAGAATATCATCATTAATGGTGGGGAGTAGGCTTGGGCAGTATCCAGAGTGTCATACCTTCATACTGACCTTGTGCCATATTGGTATATTCGGTAATACCGGCACTGAACACAAAGGACATTTATTTTCAAACCCCAGCTAAGCTTTTGTAATccaaaggttagcaatgctaacaagtacttGTAAAATCCCATAGAATGCAAACTAAATGATGAAGAGCGCATTGTGAACATGTAGACGGTCTCTGACCTAAACTATTTTCAGGACAGACCTCCCAGCTCACAAAGTTCTAAAAGTAACTCAGAAATGTTAGTTTGCGGACCGCACAACACAATTATTAGACAGCAAGGCTCTTGATTCAAGAGGGGATTTTCTGCTGTTACCGGCAATATAATTAATTTTGTAAGACGCTAACCACTTAGCTGGATAGCTAACTAGCGACTAATTTAGCAAACCAAATGTACAGctgcagagcatttagcacattttagactGTTTTATAACTTTTAAGTAAAAACAACGTAGCTGGTgaacatttagttgtgaattccatactgtgACCTGATCACATGGCGTGTGCTGCATAACAATGAAtgactcacaaggctctggtGTCTCGTtattgtgtgcttgtaaacaaacaccatgtGACTGGGTACTagcggtaagcttcataatgaaaaattctgacaggtgaaatgaaataCGCAATCATTATCTCTTAccatattgcacaagttgactgcggGTATTTTACTTGAAATGTAGCAACAAATATTCACATTTATGCAATCTTCTAAGACATAGTTTCaacggtattgaaaaaccatcctgtggctatttccaaataccccagtatatggtataccgcccaagcctaataGGGAGCAGCAATAGCAGAGTTGTATCAGTAATGCATCCATAGTAAGGAACTATAGCTCATTATCAAAATGCCCTCTCCTCGTTTTCCTCTCCAGAGCTGCTGGTATTCACTCTAGGTTCTGCTAGTGTTGttcactctgcctctcttcttTATGCTGCAGATGGGCTCTCATGTTCCAAACACCATCACAGCCTCTCCCAGTAGCACTGCAGACTCTCAGTCTGCTGCCTCTAAGCCTCTGTTCTCTAACACTCCACAAGTAGGCAGGACTCTTTCACTTCCATGTCCTATAGACTCCTGTGGCATGCAGCGTATCAGCTTGATTTGGTTGGAAATGTTACAAAATGTCTGTGTTTTGACATATGAACTTAAGTTAACATATTCAACAGGCTTTTTGTCATTCCGTGTGCATTTTTGTGAACCGCTCCACCAAAAGGATGAGCTGACGATCGGCTTTCCCTTAGGAGGACTtgctgcatgcctgtgtgtggcCTGCCTTAGTATTCTTAGCACTGGATTGGTaatttaaaatatgtatttttgtttAGGCACAGCTTGCTTTCTGCTTATTTTCCCCCTCCTCTGACTTGTTGTCATGGATTTCCTCAGATGGTATTTTGCACAATGCAATGCTCATCAGCAATGTGTGATATGATATGAGTTTTTCTTGTGTCTCAGCTGAACTGATATTTTCCAGTCATTTAAAGTGCTAATATGTTCAGTGTTAGTTTGATGTACAGTGCACTCTGCTTGTGAAAATCTGAGGAATCAACCAATCGCTTGTTGTGGTCAAAAACCATGGGACAAATTCTGTTTAGAAAGCCCTTCTAAGGAGTCAGTAGGTCAAATGTCTGAATATCTGATTACTATGAGAGGAGAGCAttgtaatctgtgtgtgtgtgatcatgatGAGTCACTCACCCATCTGACAGTGCATCTTCCTTCCGGTCTCCCAGGCTCAGCAGAGTGCCTCTGGAGCTGTGCCCCACAGcgcaccctccacctcctctgacCCTCCCAAAGCAACATTCCCCGCCTACACCCAGTCCTctgcctcctcatcctcctctaacCCCCCTAGTAACACTGTGGCCAAGCCCCCCGCCACAGTGACCAGTAAGCCAGCCACCCTCACCACCATGAGTGCAACCAGTAAGTTGATCCACCCTGATGAGGATATCTCACTGGTAAGTTGCTCTTGCTTTGCGTTTTGCCCTTTCACAGTAAGTAATGAATGAGAAAGTACATTTTTTTCTGTCGCGTTACTGTTGTTACTTGTAATATTTGTTTAAAACAAATTAGTCAAATATAATGTAATTGAGTAGTGATTTGTCCTTGCCGTTGCACTGAAAGGGATAGGCTAGTGTTGTGTCCTGTCTAAGaatcctctctgtgtctgtctgcccggTAACAGGAGGAGCGACGGGCTCAGTTGCCCCGGTACCAGCGTAACGTGCCCAGGCAGGGGCAGGTCCACATGTCTGCCCCTCCTGTGGCGGCCGTGGGCGGCATGATGCCCCCACAGCAGGGCATGCCCCCGCAGCAGCCTGGCATGAGGCACCCCATGCACGGTAAGATGTTATGGCATCACTAGGCCAAAAAATTAACTGATGGAGAGAAACTTGTAGCCTTTTTGATGGCACGAAAGACCAAGTATCATACcagttaaaacatgttttttttgcgTTTGCTTGCATTGTGATTGTGATGTTTCAATatacttcctcctccctccaggtcaGTATGGTGGTCCCCCCCAGGGCATGCCTGGCTACATGCAGGGCGGGATGCCTCCGTATGGGCAGGGCCCTCCGATGGGATACCAAGGAGGGCCTCCCATGGGCATGCGGCCCCCCGTCATGTCTCCTGCGGGACGATACTGAAGCAGTCGCAACGACCTGACCCCTCACTAGGTTTGGAGGTTAAACCTTTTCTCACCTTGTGCTTTTTAAAACCAAGCAAATGAGCTGTAAGACCAACCAGTGATGGTGAAGAAAAGTattaatgaaaaaatatatatatacgcaGCACACGGACATTTAACATGACATCTTTAATGGGggaaaaaacatagaaacaacaaaacacacaaaacaacttGATGATAATGACAACTTTGTCATTGTGCAGATTTGATACATGTATGGTGTTTTTCTTCTCATGTTTCACTCAGGTTTGTAGAAGTGAAGTGTGTTAAATATGGTTCATATTGTTTTGACTGCTCGCTGCTGGAGTAACATGATCGTATCGCCCTCCCCTTACAAAAAGGCAAGTTTCCTGTAAATATATGATTTTCTGTTGTGTAGAGTAAGTCGGTGACGAGGCCCTCACAGCACACTTGTGTGTTGTTGGACGCCCTGTCCCCAACCGTATGGTTGGTGAGGGTCCTCCTTTATGATGACGATTCCAACTGTTTAGTAGTTTACCATGgattattattatctatcagtCTCTAGCTTCATTCTTATTTCAGGTTTATTCCATGATCAAAAGGGTAACTTGTGTGAACTTATTCTCTGTACTGTTTTAAACTATCTATGTTGTAATAAAACTCACTTAAAATCCAACACTGTTTTCTTCCTGACCCATGGATGGGGATGAGGCTTCATGAAGGTTTGTACCATGGAGGTTAGTACCTTCATCATGAAGGTTTGTACATAAATGTTGTATTTATGAAATATTGTTCAAATAATAATGTCAACATTCCAGATCTGGTatttttaaacatgttttaatATACACATTGTCTTGATGCAGATACTTTTATAGCCGGATGTTCTTTAATAGTAATTCAGTCATTTAAACCTGCACCCTGAATCAGTTTATCTTCCTCACCTTAGGTTCACTAACATTTGCATGCAAGTGCTCTATACTCTGTGTGGTTGATGATAAATATACATTTTACTTGATGTCGGGTGTATTTTTCCTAAACCACCTACTCACCTACTACACCGTTCAGGTGTTTAGCTTTTCAAGTCAGAGGGCCTTATTTGGTGTTATTCCACTATGGTgcatcagtgtttcccctatatgtaTTTAGCAGCGGCACAAAACCGTAGCCGCCActgcaaaaaatattttttagccAGGAATATAGAAACGATATTGCCGCAATATATTTGAAGACTAAAAATCGGCAAAATAAAGACTAGACAGTTGcagaaggtaaaataaaataaaaatcatgatATAGGGCCCCTTTTGATTTGGTTTGTCATTTAGATAAATTAGGAACAAtgcataagccatggcaaaatgtgtagaattgtagaaaATTAGTTTTTAGAACAGCTACAGTTTCTTTGTGGCTGAGAGGAGGGCCGCTAAAATGTGCCATTTGTCATGCCCACTACCCCCACATGCTAACTTTGCCACTGCTGTTGGAAAAAAATATTAGGGGAAACACTGCATAGCATATTAAAATGGAAAAAGCATTACTTTGAAACCTTTTGTAAGCCCATGTCTATTTTGATGGTAATGTCCTTATCTGCTTTTCAGCCTAAAACACAGATTTCTTGCGAAACAGGTCAGTTATATCTGTAAGTACCCATTCCCTTACCATAGTGTGGCTGTATCTTGTACCGGATGTACCGTTTAGCAGTAACTAGTTATTGAATCTGAAGTAATGCATTTTGGGAGTTTTTCCAAGATTTGTACATTGTTTTGAGTATTGTAGAGTTATTCTAAAGTACTTGCTCAAGATTTGTTACACCATTTGGTTGCATACAAATATAATGAATGTTGAATGCTGTGGTGTGCCATTGTTGCCTCTTTCTGTCTGGTGGTGAAGGGGGCAGCTTGGTGGAAACTGGACACATTTTTACCCCACTCATTTGGTAAGTAGGATTTCACATCGGCTATGATgtacagtggcttcagaaagtattcctaccccTTGACTTGTTTTCCATTtggttgttacagcctgaatttaacggATGAAATagattctcacccatctacccacaataccccataatggcaaagtgaaatcatgtttgaaaattaaatacatatgtattcaaccccttgagtcaatcaatacatgttagaatcacctttggcagccattacagcacatgtttttctgggtaagtcttaagagctttccacacctggattgtaattATATTAGCATATTCTTCAAACTGTcaatttggttgttgatcattgctagacagccattttcattgCTTCTATAATGATAAGGCTGGTCGGCTCAACACTTCCAAGTGTTGTGGTGAGTAGCTCTGACATACGAAGAATACATATCTTTTATAGAAAATATACGCCCTTTTAGTCTTCTTGACAAACAGATGCATGGAAGGGGTCACAGGGTGTAACTTGATATATGAGAAAGGAGTATCCCACCAGATAGCATTTGCTTTGAAGTCTGTTCTTATTTAGTTTGGCCCCTAAGACGAGGCTCCGATCACGTTCCTGGTACTTCAAAGCACAGAAACACCAATTAATTCTATGGTATAACTCAATTGTCAACTCTAGATACCTTCATCTCAAGTAAAACCCCTTCTTGACCACATGCCTGGacactgaggggagtgagcctctaggtcatacacACCCCCAGGACCGGTGCAACATCAGAGatgacatacaatggttccagacacttcCCCACATCTTTTCTCAGACCGTATCTCCCCCAAGGAGGGAGTGACTGGCTCACGGGCATTGTGGAGACAAGTGGTTCCGCATCAATCgcgccatcccttcacatggtttagaataggaaaacacattcacatatgaagacaaggtTCCCTCCTGTCATATTtctctttctgatattctgcatagcaccagCGGCATGTGAAAGACGAGCCTGACTTCTCCCCTCTCGGCCCCAGCTGAGGGAGGAAGTCCAACTACCAACACCAGAGTCCAAAGGGATACATTCTAATAACAAGCATATCATATAAGAATATTATGCAGATAAGACATCTTAATTATCTATGTTACCTAAGTCTTCCACCACAattgatataccatccaaagtgttaacttcaccatgctcaaagggatattcaatgtctgctttttatttgaaTTGTACCCACCTACCAATAGATACCCTTTGCGTGgcatttgaaaacctccctggtctttggcgAATatgttttgaaattcactgctcagctTCGGGGACCTTTTTTATATGTACATGTGGGGTACAGGATTGAGAGAGTTATTCAAATCATGTTAAGCACTATttttgcacacagtgagtccatacaacttataTTGTGACTTAAGCTAATTTtcactcctgaatttatttaggcttgccataacaaaggggttgaatactttttgatTCAATACGTTTCAGCTTTACAttgaattaatttgtaaaaagttCAAAAAAACAATTCTACTTAAACATT
Protein-coding sequences here:
- the LOC112264216 gene encoding BUB3-interacting and GLEBS motif-containing protein ZNF207-like isoform X1, giving the protein MGRKKKKQMKPWCWYCNRDFDDEKILIQHQKAKHFKCHICHKKLYTGPGLAIHCMQVHKETIDGVPNAIPGRVDIELEIYGMEGIPEKDMQERRRTLEQKQESQKKKQNQDDSDEDDDDDDAPGPSFVQQQMPAAQPQASYVPPMAQPGIPPGARAPGMPPGAYSGMPPMMPGHGVPPMMHGMPPGMHGMPPGMMHGMGGMMPPMMQGMPGMPPGMPPHMGHRPGMPHMAQVPTPAGMPRPSAAAPAAVSKPLFPSAVQMGSHVPNTITASPSSTADSQSAASKPLFSNTPQAQQSASGAVPHSAPSTSSDPPKATFPAYTQSSASSSSSNPPSNTVAKPPATVTSKPATLTTMSATSKLIHPDEDISLEERRAQLPRYQRNVPRQGQVHMSAPPVAAVGGMMPPQQGMPPQQPGMRHPMHGQYGGPPQGMPGYMQGGMPPYGQGPPMGYQGGPPMGMRPPVMSPAGRY
- the LOC112264216 gene encoding BUB3-interacting and GLEBS motif-containing protein ZNF207-like isoform X2, which gives rise to MGRKKKKQMKPWCWYCNRDFDDEKILIQHQKAKHFKCHICHKKLYTGPGLAIHCMQVHKETIDGVPNAIPGRVDIELEIYGMEGIPEKDMQERRRTLEQKQESQKKKQNQDDSDEDDDDDDAPGPSFVQQQMPAAQPQASYVPPMAQPGIPPGARAPGMPPGAYSGMPPMMPGHGVPPMMHGMPPGMHGMPPGMMHGMGGMMPPMMQGMPGMPPGMPPHMGHRPGMPHMAQVPTPAGMPRPSAAAPAAVSKPLFPSAVQAQQSASGAVPHSAPSTSSDPPKATFPAYTQSSASSSSSNPPSNTVAKPPATVTSKPATLTTMSATSKLIHPDEDISLEERRAQLPRYQRNVPRQGQVHMSAPPVAAVGGMMPPQQGMPPQQPGMRHPMHGQYGGPPQGMPGYMQGGMPPYGQGPPMGYQGGPPMGMRPPVMSPAGRY